The following nucleotide sequence is from Mycobacterium sp. Z3061.
CGGGCCCGGTCACCAGCGGCGGCGCCGCGTTGGTCGGCCGCGGAGGGATCGGCTCCGGCGTCACCGTGGACGTCTCACCCGAGTACGGCGGGATGGTCGGCGGCACGGTCGCTGTCGACGCCGCAGGCGTGTCTTCTTTCTTCGCCAGCAGTCCGACCGCTACGCCGATGCCGCCGAGTATCAACACCGCGCCGAGGCCGATGGCGACGGGAGCCAACCAGCGACGCTGCGGTGCTGCCGGCGTCGGAGCTGTGCTGGGGACCACGGGCTGGGGTCCGGACGGGAAGGTCTGCGGGTACATCTGCTGGACTGTCGGCGGCTGCTGAGGCGGCTGCGGCGGGGGCGGTGGCGGCCAGGATGCCGGCCGGGTCGGCGACTCGTCCGTCGGGTCGACCGCGGTGCGCACCCCGCTGCGCAGCGCCCGCTCGGCCGCCCGCCCGAATGCGCCGGCGCTGCCATACCGATCGTCGGGTTCCTTCGCCATGCCGCGCGCGATGACCTCGTCCAGCGCCGCGGGAACCCGAGGGTTCGTCAGGCTGGGCCGCGGCGGTGGGGCCGACAGGTGCGCAGCCACGAAGCCGCCTTGCGACTCGGCGGGGAAGGGAAGCTGGCCGGTCAGCGCTTCGTACAGCACGCACGCCAGCGAGTAGATGTCGGCGGACGGCGTGATGTCCCGGTCGGAAAACCGCTCCGGCGCCATGTAAGCCCAGGAGCCGACGCGCATGTTGGCCGCGGTCAGGCGGGTGTGCTCCCCCATGGTTTCGGCGATGCCGAAGTCGACCAGGTAGGCGAAGTCCGCCGGGGTGACCAGGATGTTCTGTGGCTTGACGTCCCGGTGCACGAGCCCTTCGGCGTGGGCGGCATCGAGCGCCGCGGCGATCTGGGCGACGATCGCAACGGCCCGCGCGGGCTCCAGCGGACCGTTGGCGAGCAGGCCCTCCAGGTCTTTGCCGCGGACCAGGCGCATGTCGATGAACAGCGAGCCGTCGATCTCGCCGAAGCCGTGAATCGGGATGACGTGGGGTTCCTGAAGTGTTGCCGCGGCGTGCGATTCGCGCTCGAAGCGGGTGCGGTATTTGCGGTCGTTGGCGAACTGGGTGTTGATGATCTTGAGGGCGACGGTCCGGCCGATCTGGTTGTCGTAGGCCTCGTAGACCTCGCCCATGCCGCCCTTACCGACGACACCGGTGATCGTGTATTTGCCGAAAGTCGTGCCGACGCGCTGGTCCACCGCTTGAGCCCTCCTCCGTAGGGATTATGCGGCACCGTGGCGAGATGTCTAAGGGTTTCCCGGGCACTGGCCGGCGGGCAGCTGCGGGAGATGGGCGCTCAGCCAGACGGTGGCTTCGTCGAGGGCGCGGGTGCCGTCTTCGAAAGTTCCCGACGCCGGCTCCGCCGCGATGGCGACCGCCAGTCGTCCCGAGTTGACGACGCCGATCTGGCGCACCAGGTATCTGCCGGCCGGGGACGGACCCCAGCCACCCTTGAACTGCGCGCCGGGCAGCGCGCCGAGGCCCCAACTTTGTTGTGGCGCAATCTGTCCCATCAACGCGAAGATCGGGTCGTTCTGCTTGTCGCAGAATGCCCGCGCGGTGAAGTGCGCCTGATTCGGCAGCGACCAGATGGTCTGGCCGAATGCGGTGAATTCCGGTCGCAGCTTTCGTGATTCGACCGTGGTCGGGTCACCGGTTTCCCGCAGCACCTCTTGCACTTTGCCTGCCGCGGTGACCGGATCGCCGAGTTGCTGCCAAAGCGCTTCGGCCGCTGCGTTATCCGATTCGGTGAT
It contains:
- a CDS encoding protein kinase domain-containing protein — translated: MDQRVGTTFGKYTITGVVGKGGMGEVYEAYDNQIGRTVALKIINTQFANDRKYRTRFERESHAAATLQEPHVIPIHGFGEIDGSLFIDMRLVRGKDLEGLLANGPLEPARAVAIVAQIAAALDAAHAEGLVHRDVKPQNILVTPADFAYLVDFGIAETMGEHTRLTAANMRVGSWAYMAPERFSDRDITPSADIYSLACVLYEALTGQLPFPAESQGGFVAAHLSAPPPRPSLTNPRVPAALDEVIARGMAKEPDDRYGSAGAFGRAAERALRSGVRTAVDPTDESPTRPASWPPPPPPQPPQQPPTVQQMYPQTFPSGPQPVVPSTAPTPAAPQRRWLAPVAIGLGAVLILGGIGVAVGLLAKKEDTPAASTATVPPTIPPYSGETSTVTPEPIPPRPTNAAPPLVTGPDQSASHQSCDQGFQMNVTGYGSHGGRGSPQTSCYFANAVLHAYWNTYNNATNGARTVSSPGAVDCFTVPGANCDPKNAANFLLQCAGDGTNPWIRCTGGKDAVVYLW
- a CDS encoding serine hydrolase, whose amino-acid sequence is MTSPRSAPPPQNADLAAEFAQLAARLNATMGLAVTAVGSNEPPTIYGDWPPGPAWSTIKVPLAIAAYRQQHQVTATMKAAITESDNAAAEALWQQLGDPVTAAGKVQEVLRETGDPTTVESRKLRPEFTAFGQTIWSLPNQAHFTARAFCDKQNDPIFALMGQIAPQQSWGLGALPGAQFKGGWGPSPAGRYLVRQIGVVNSGRLAVAIAAEPASGTFEDGTRALDEATVWLSAHLPQLPAGQCPGNP